A window from Primulina huaijiensis isolate GDHJ02 chromosome 13, ASM1229523v2, whole genome shotgun sequence encodes these proteins:
- the LOC140990989 gene encoding replication protein A 70 kDa DNA-binding subunit B-like, whose amino-acid sequence MFTNPSCIEKETINIWLGNNLKERSLEELWMTHQIKDAEEITLRQILDQINILPKNKFYCFKAYIYEVENKANPWYEACSNCSKSVNKTMKTRSCNNCIDFNISIVSRYRITMSVNDGTATASVTLFGNVANVFIGCSVEDYIDSITKDGNTSIYYKLLETPNREEYTFLLKMDKSVEIKDGTLAFVIEGIQNPSTNFNNKNVASKKRSVDFEQEDIKNKRGSPTNIINDIGIQIIEDHDNTNMEIKDDEIIASPAKKDFLHKKIQKKRGRPRKESSKNKDMKMQMIDGDNTTKIVIEDDDNIASFIKKKGRMKKEKLVKDRKFQNIKEEKVDTII is encoded by the exons atgtTCACAAATCCATCTTGCATAGAAAAAGAAACAATAAATATATG GTTAGGTAACAACTTAAAAGAAAGAAGTCTAGAAGAATTATGGATGACACATCAAATTAAAGATGCTGAAGAAATTACTTTGAGGCAAATTCTCGATCAGATTAATATTCTACCAAAG AACAAATTCTATTGCTTCAAGGCATACATATATGAGGTAGAAAATAAGGCGAATCCATGGTACGAAGCATGTAGTAATTGCTCAAAATCAGTCAACAAAACAATGAAAACCCGGAGCTGTAATAACTGCATAGACTTCAATATCAGTATTGTGTCAAG ATATAGAATAACGATGAGCGTAAATGATGGCACTGCCACTGCAAGTGTTACATTGTTCGGAAATGTCGCAAATGTTTTTATTGGCTGTAGCGTTGAAGATTATATCGATTCCATCACTAAG GATGGCAACACTTCAATATACTACAAGCTTTTAGAGACACCAAATAGAGAAGAATATACATTTCTTCTCAAAATGGACAAGTCGGTTGAAATAAAAGACGGAACATTAGCATTTGTAATTGAAGGCATTCAAAATCCAAGCACaaatttcaacaacaaaaacGTTGCAAGCAAAAAGAGATCTGTAGATTTCGAACAAgaagatattaaaaataaaagaggaTCTCCAACAAATATCATTAACGATATTGGCATACAAATAATAGAAGACCACGACAATACAAATATGGAGATTAAGGATGATGAAATTATAGCTTCTCCTGCAAAGAAAGATTTTCtgcataaaaaaatacaaaaaaagagAGGTCGTCCAAGAAAAGAATCATCAAAGAATAAAGATATGAAAATGCAAATGATTGATGGCGATAACACCACAAAAATTGTtattgaagatgatgataatatTGCTTCTTTCATTAAGAAGAAAGGGcgaatgaaaaaggaaaaactCGTGAAAGATAGAAAATTCCAAAATATAAAAGAAGAAAAGGTTGACACAATTATTTGA